GCTGTCGCTGTAAAGGGCAGACAGGTGGACCCCGCGAGTCGGTAGCAGGTGGCCCACGCGGTCACCGGAGACTGCTACCGTCGATCGACGGCGGATGCGGTCGCTGGCCGCGCCATCGCACAAAAGCTACCAGTTCTTGCAGTCGGCACAGACGAACTGCCCGTCGTCGTGCCAGCGCCGCACCACGACCGCACCGCACTTCTCGCAGGGTGTGCCGTCGGGCGAAAACTGAGCCGTCGCGAGGAGTTCCCCGGGAGTGTCGTCGACCGAATCAGCGTCGCCGTCGTCGCCACCCGCGTCCGACGCGTCCTGCTCGTCACCGTCGTCGGCGAACTCCGACAGCGAGCGGTCGTTCACGCCCGTAACTCGACACACAGCGGCAAGAACGTGGCGAACCCGCAACTGGGAAGTAGTCGCACACCAAGCGTGACACATGGCAGGCTTCATCCAGAACACGATACAGGGCGTAATCGAGTATTTCGGCGGGGTCATCATGCAGAGTCCCGAGCAGGCGCTTCTGGTCGCCGTCGGCGGACTCATCGTCGGCGGCGCGTCGGCGGTGTTCGGCGTGCTCTCGCTCGGTGCCGCCGTCAGCCTCGTCGGTCGCGCGCTCCCGACCGCCGGCCCGCCGGAGCAGTAAGCTACGACAGCGTCTCGCCCGCGAGGTCGATTGCCGTCTCCAACTCCGGCCCGAGCGGCGACCCGACGACCAGACTGTCTGCGTGTTCTAACACCTTCTCCGCCCGCGCAGCGACCGTCTCGGGAGTCCCTGCGATACAGAAGGCCTCGACCATCGGCTCGGTCACCTGCTCGAAGGCCGCCTCGAAGTTCCCCGCTGCAATCGCATCACCGATAGCGTCGGCCACCTCGGGGTCGATACCGTGTCGCTGGAGGACTGGCGGGGCGGCTCCGGAGGCGATGAACGCGACCGGCGGCCGGGCGGCGGCGCGTGCCGCGTCGGCGGCTTCTGCAACCGAAACGGAGGCGTACGCCGACAGCTCGAACGCGCCCCGCTCGTCGGGGCGGTCCGATTTCCCCTCCTCGACGCGGTCGCGTGCCCACGCGAGGTCGTCCGGGTGCGAGCCGTTGAACAGCAGACCGTCGGCGTGTTTGCCGGCCATCCGGCACATGTGCGGGCCTTCGCCGCCGACATAGACGGGAATATCGCCCCCCTGTGGCGGCTCGAAGTTCAGCCCCGCGTCGGCCGCGGTGTGGACCCCGTCACGAGAGACGCGCTCGCCCGCCCAGACCCGCTGGGCGTCCTTGAACGCCTGAATCGTCGCGGAGAGCCCCTGCTCGCGCTCGACGCCGAGGTTCCGGAGCGTCGACGGGTCACCGGGTCCGATACCGAACACGGCACGTCCGCCGGAAGACTCGTCCAGGGTGGCGACCTTCCCCGCGAGCGTGAGCGGATGCGTGTCGTAGGGGTTGGCGACGCCGGGCCCGACGCGGGCGGTGTCGGTCCGTCGGGCGATGCGGTCGAGCGCGACGAACGGGTCGCGGTTGTTGTAGTGCGACGAGCAGAATATCGTGTCGAAGCCGGCGGTTTCGGCGCGCGCGCCGAGGTCGCCCAGCCGCGAGACGGGGTGTTCGGGCGTGAGTTCGATACCGAGCATACCACCGCTTGGGTGGCAACTGCCTTTGTGTCACCGACCGCTCGGTGTGTTGCCGGTGGCGGTCGCTGGGCGGCGTGGAAAAACGGAGAACGGAGAGCGTCAGTCGTCGGCCGGTGCTGCGCCCTCGGCGTCGTACTGCGAGCGCGTGAGCGGCAGCTTGCCACCGGCGGAGAGAATCTCGCGTTCGCGCGTGGAGGCGTCGAGGTGGGCGGTGAGCTCCCAGTCGTCGTTGACGCGGACGGTGAACTCCTCCTGCCCGGAGTCGACGGCCTCGGCGACGTCGTCGACGATTTCGATGTCGTCGCCCTGCTCGATGTTCTCGTAGTCCGCCTTGTCGATGGTGAGCGGAACGAGACCGAAGTTGAACAGGTTCGCCTTGTGGATGCGGGCGAACGACTGTGCGAGGACGCCCTCGATGCCGAGATACATCGGACAAAGGGCCGCGTGTTCACGCGAGGAGCCCTGCCCGTAGTTCTCGCCGGCGACGAGGAAGCCGCCGTCGGACTCGAGTGCACGCTGTGCGAACGTGTCGTCGACGCGCGAGAGGGTGAACTCGGAGAGCTTCGGGATGTTCGACCGGTACATCAGGATGTCCTGCGTCGCAGGGATGATGTGGTCGGTCGTGATGTTGTCCTCCATCTTGAGCAGCGCCTCGCCCTCCAGCTTGGAGTCGAGGGGGTCTTTCAGCGGCACGTCGCCGATGTTCGGCCCCTTGACGAGTTCGTCGTCGACGGCCTCGTCGGGCGCGATGAGGTCGGTCTTCGAGCCGTTGTACTTGTCGGGCATCTGGACGCCCGGCGCGTCCAGCCCGAGCTCGTCGGCCAGGTCGCGGGGGTCGGTGAGCTCGCCCTTGATGGCGGCCGCGGCCGCGACCTCCGGCGAGGAGAGGAAGACGGAGTCGTCCTCGATACCGGAGCGACCCTCGAAGTTGCGGTTGAAGGTACGGACGGAGACGGAGTCGGAGGCCGGCACGTGGCCGATACCGATACAGGCACCACAGGTGGCCTCGGAGAAGTTCACGCCGGCGGCCATCATCTCTGCGGTCCAGCCCTCGCGAGCGAGAATCTCGGACGCCTGCTTGGAGCCGGGCGCGACGATCATCTCGGTCTTCATGTCGATCTCCTGGCCCTTCAGCATCTTCGCGGCGGGCAGGATGTCCTCGTAGCCACCGTTCGTACAGGAGCCGACGATGACCTGCTCGACGTCCTCACCGGCGACCTCGCGCACGGGCACGACGTTGTCCGGCATGGACGGCTTGGCGACGAGCGGCTCGATGTCGCTGAGGTCGACGACGATCTCGTCGTCGTACTCGGCGTCCTCGTCGGGACCGATCTCCTCGAAGGCGTCTTCGCGACCCTGTCGGGAGAGGTACTCGCGGGTCTCCTCGTCGGTCGGGAAGATGGAGGAGGTCGCGCCCAGTTCTGTCCCCATGTTGGTGATGGTCGTCCGCTCCGGCACGTTGAGCGTCTCGACGCCGGGACCGGTGTACTCGAAGATCTTGCCGACGCCGCCCTTCACGGAGAGCCGTCGGAGCATCTCGAGGATGACGTCCTTCGCCGAGGACCACTCCGGCAGTTCGCCTTCGAGTCGCACGTTGACGACCTCCGGCATCTCGATGTAGTACGGGCCACCGCCCATGGCGACGGCCACGTCGAGCCCACCGGAACCGATGGCGAGCTCGCCCAGTCCGCCCGGCGTGGGCGTGTGGGAGTCCGAACCGAGCATCGTCTTGCCCGGCGCGGCGAAGTTCTCCTTGTGGACGTTGTGACAGATACCGTTGCCCGGTCGCGAGAAGTGTGCGCCGAAGGTGCCTGCCGCAGAGCGGAGGAAGCGGTGGTCGTCGGTGTTCTTGAAGTCGAACTGGTAGGTCTGGTGGTCACAGTACTGTGCCGCGACCTCGGTCTGGACCTCGTCCAGCCCGAGCGCCTCGAACTGCAGCCAAACGAACGTGCCGGTGGTGTCCTGCGTGAGGACCTGATCGATCTCGATGCCGATTTCCTCTCCTGTCTCGAGCTCCCCTTCGACGAGGTGCTCCGAGAGGATTTTCTCCGTTAGCGTCTGTCCCATAACGTCAGTACATCCACCAGCCTGAACTATAAATCCGGCGTGTTTGCCCGATTTTGCGGCGAACAGCCCGCGAAACGGTCGGTGTCGGGTTCGTGAGAGCTTCCGTCTCTCCCTGCCTGCCGCGAGCGTCGCTCAGTGGGTCGTACATGGACGTTCACGACAGAGTGTGTTGACACGCCCCACGAACCAGTCGGGCATCGGTCATGTCGCGACGAGAGACCGCGTCGCTTTTTCGCTACTGAATCGACTGGACGGTATGCATCTGTTCGCTGTCGACGGGCTGCCCGAGATTACGGCCGGCGACGACCTCGCGGCGCTCATCGACGCGCGCGTCGACTTCGAGGACGGTGACGTGTTGTGTGTCGCCTCGACCGTCGTCTCGAAGGCCGAGGGCCGCAGCTACGACTACGCGGACTTCGAGGCCGGCGAACGCGCACAGGACATTGCCGCCCGCCTCGAATCCATCACCGGCGAGGAGAAGGACCCCCGGTTCGCGCAGGCCGTCATCGAGGAGAGCGAGGAACTCATCCTGGAGGCTCCGTTCATCCTCGCGGTCACGACGTTCGGCCACATCACCGTCAACGCGGGCATCGACCGCTCGAACGTCCCGGGCGGTGACCTCCTGTTACTTCCAGAGGACCCCTCGGCGTCGGCAGAGCGACTCTCGGAGGCACTCGGCGTACCCGTGGTCGTCACCGACACCTCCGGGCGGCCGTTCCGTTACGGCCAGCGCGGCGTCGCCGTCGGCTGGGCGGGAATACCGGCCTCCCGCGACTGGCGGGGCGAACACGACCGCGACGGCCGGGAACTCGGCGTCACGGTCCAGTCGGTCGTCGACGAACTCGCGGGCGCGGCGAATCTCGTCGCCGGCGAGGGGGACGGCGGGACCCCTGCCGTCGTCGTGCGCGACTGGGAGTTTGGTGACCACGGCGGTTCGGAGAATCTCTTCCGCGAGGAGGAAGACGACATCGTCCGCGAGGCGCTGCGCGACTGGGAGTTCTGATTACTCGATAATCCCGTAGCCGCGCCGGAACAGGAGCACGTCGACACCCACGACGACGACGGTGAGCCCGACGAGCACGGCCAAGGAGAGATTCGCGTTCACGTCCGTGTAGCCGAGGAAGCCGTATCGGACCCCGTTGACCATGTACACCATCGGATTCAGCAGGGAGACCTGCGCCCAGAAGTCGGGGAGCGTCTCCAGCGAGTAGAAGACGCCGCCGAAGAACGTGAGCGGCCGGAGAATGAACTGATTGAGCACGGTCAGGTAATCGAAGTCCCGCGCCCACAGGCCGCCGACGACCCCGAAGGCCGCAAACAGCGTCACGATTGTGAGCATGAACGCGGCGAGATACAGCGGCTTCCGGACCGGGACGCTCCCGCCCTCGATGGCGAAGGGGACGAACAGCAGGCCGACGACGACGATGATGACGCCGACGATTAACCCGCGCAGCGCGGAGGCGGCGACGTACGCCAGCACCTGACTGGAGTACGGGAGCGGCGATGTAAGCACCTCGTGGATGTACTCGTTCCAGCGGCCGTGGAAAATCGAGAAGGAGGCGTTCTCGAAGGCGTTGGAGATGGCTCCGAGCACGACCAACCCGGGGAGGATGAAGAGGATGTAGTCGTACCCCTGAATCTCGGCGATGCGGTCACCGAGGATGACGCCGAAGACGGCGAAGTAGAGGACGTTGGTGATGGCCGGCGGGATGAACGTGTTGCGGGGCCGGCGCACGAAGCGGAGAATCTCCCGTTTGAGCAGCGACCGAAACCCAGTCCCGAGAGCGCTCATTGGGTCACCTCTCTCTCAGTGTCGGCGCGCGTCATCCCGACGAACACCTCTTCGAGCGAGGCGCGCCGCAGGTCGAGATTCGTGACCTCGTGGCCGGCGCGGTCGAGCGCGCGAATCACGGCCGCCGCGCGCGACCCGGCGTCGTCGACGGTCACGGAGAGGTCGGTCCCGTCGAGCGTCGCGTCGTGAACGCCTTCGAGGTCGAATCCGGGGACGGTGTCGGGCGCACTCGCGAGCGTGACGACGAGCGTGTCCTCGCCGCGCCCGCGCAGGTCGTCCGGGGAGGCCACCTCCACCTTCCGCCCGGCGTCCATGATGGCGACCGTGTCACAGAGCCGTTCGGCCTCCTCGATGTAGTGGGTCGTGAGGAGGATGGTCGTGCCGTCGTCGTTGAGCTGCTGGACCAGCTCCCACAGTTCGCGGCGGAGTTCCACGTCGACGCCGGCGGTCGGCTCGTCGAGAATCAGGAGGTCCGGGTCGGTGACGAGTGCCCGCGCCAACAGAAATCGGCGTTTCATCCCGCCCGAGAGCCAGTCGAAGCGGGTGTCGCGCTTGTCGTAGATGCCGACGGTCTTGAGCGCCTCGTCGGCGCGGCGGGCGGCCTCCTCGGGTGCGACGCCGTGGTAGCCGGCCTTGTGTTCGAGCACCTCGTGAATCGGGAAGAATCGGTCGACGTTGAACTCCTGTGGCGCGAGACCGATGCGGTTGCGCGCCTGCTGGTAGTCGCTTTCGACATCGTGGCCGAACACCTCGGCGGAGCCGGCCGTCGAGCGCGCGAGGCCGACGAGGATGTTGATGAACGTCGTCTTGCCGGCACCGTTCGGGCCGAGTAAGCCGAAGAACTCGCCTTCCTCGACCTCGAAGGAGAGGCCGTCGAGCGCCCGCACGTCGCCGTACTCCTTGACGAGGCTGTCGGCGCGTATCGCAGTCATGCAGAAGCAAGCGGCGGCGCGGGGGTAAACGGCCCGTTTCTACTCCAGTCGCGAGCGGGCGACCGAGATGCCGCCCGGCGTGATGATGAGTTGGTCGTCGTCCTTCTGGATGATGTCGCCGCCGACCTCGTCGGCGACCTGTTTCAGCTCGTCGGAGATGTGCTCCATCGTGCGGTCGGTCGTCGTGTGGCGGGTGATATCCGCGATGACGATGTCGCCGTCGTAGATAGCATCCTTGATTGGTACCACGTCACCCTGCTCGCCGATCGTGGCGATGTGTACCTGCGTCCCCGAGTCCGACGGCGTGGCGTCGAAATCGTCGATGTCGAGTTCGACGTAGTCGTCGGTGCTCCGGTCACCACCCAACAGCCTGCTCATCAGTCCCATACTGGCGAAACGCGGCGTCGCGGGGCAAAACTCTTGCGTCAGACGCCAGGTGCCCCCGACCACAAGCATTTCCTCGCGAGCGTCGAACCCCCGTCCGTGACATTCAGCATCTGCGTCCGCGACCCGTACGAGACCGACGACGGCAGCGAGGAGACGCGCTTCGGCGTCGCCGTCACCACCCGGCTTGCGGCCGTCGGCACGCTGTGTCCCTTCGCCAACGAGCACGGTGCCGTCGCCACCCAGTCACTCGTCAACGTCGAACTCGGGGAGAAAGGCGTCGAGTATCTCGCCGACGGTCTCGCCGTCGACGACGCGCTCCAGTCCCTGCTCAACGCCGACGACGGTGCCTCGAACCGCCAACTCCACGGCGTCGACACCGAGGACACGTTCGCCTTCTCCGGCGACGACTGCAAGGAGTGGTACGGCCACGTCGAGCGCGAGGACTTCACCGTCGCCGGCAACCTCCTCACGGGCGAGTCGGTCGTGGAGGCGACCGCCGACGCCTACGCGGCGAGCGATTCGGACCTGCCGCTGGCCGAGCGACTCATCGACGCGCTCGAAGCCGGCCACGCCGAGGGCGGGGACAAGCGCGAGGAACTGGAGGTGCAGTCGGCCGCGCTCATCGTCACGACCACCGAGGACCGCGAGATGGAGCCGTACTACAACGACCTTCGTGTCGACGCCTCGAAGACGCCCATCGAGGACCTGCGTGAGACGTACGAACTCGCCGACGAGAGCTATCAGGCCGCACTGGAGAAGTACGAGGAGAGCTACGAGGAGGACGATATCGACGCCGGGGAGTAGCTGAGTCTGTCGTGTCGGCTATACGGCTGTTTCTGTGTTATTTGCTTTCGGCAGCACCCTGTACTTCAACAGCACCGCGACCACTCTCAGTGCTTGGCCTCGGGGAAACAGCACCGCACGCTCGCGTGTCGCTTCGCTCCCGCTCGCTGGCCCGTGGCCGTCGGCCACTCTCCCAACCCTCCCCCGGACCGCACACGCTCACTCCGTTCGCGGTGCGGTAGGCCACCGCCTCGGTTGCTCAATCAAGCGATGCGGTGGCGTGAGCCGGCGCGCCTCGGGCGCGCCCGTCGTCGCGAGGGACGAACGGCGAACGACCGTGAGCCGTGAGTCGGCTGGGGAGGCGTGTGGGCTGTGCTGCTGGGTGGGGATGAAATGGGCGGGCGTGTCGCGTTCACTCGGTCGGCTCCGTGACCCCTCTCGACGCGAACGAACGTGAGCAAGAGATGTCACGGGGAGACCGCGACACGCCCGGGGCTTTCCGGCTGGTCACACCAGAGCAGTTCCTGAACCACTCAAAATCGAAGCCAGCAGAGCAAAAACAGCAATCCTAGACAGCGAACTCGAACAGGTCGTCGCCGACGTGGTGGAGCGACTCGACCACTTTCCCGCTGTCGCCGACCATCTCGGAGCCGTCGACCTGCGCGCGGCCGATAGCGAGCACCTTCCCGTGGCTCTCCTCGGCAATCGCGACCAAATCGCCCGCTTCGATATCGGAGTCGGCCTCGACGATGCCGGGACGCATCACGTCAGCGCCGTCCGAGACGAACGAGATTGCGCCGGCGTCGACGGTGACGACGCGATTCTCGGGCGCGAACTCCTGTGCGCCGTTGACCGTCAGCGACGGCTCCCCATCGAAGAAGACGACGTACGGTTCGCCGTCGACGAGGACGACACGCTGGTCGGAGTCGTCGAACGTCACGTCCTCGAAGCTGTCGCCGTCGATTTCGACGCCGAACGTCGCCCGAACCGTCTCGACGATGTCGTCGATTTCGTCGCCGCGCAGATGGTGGCGCGATTTGACCTCCATATCTCGGAGTACGCCGGTGGGCGAATAAATCCGTCCATGCCCGGTACGCACTTGCCGGCGGGCGCGGTAGCCGGCCCATGGAGACGGTCGCTGTCGTCACGGCGTTTCTGCGAAATCGCGGCGAGGTGCTGCTCCTCGAACGCTCCGACCGAGTCGGGTCGTACACCGGGCAGTGGGGAGCCGTCGCCGGCCACGCCGAGGGCGACCCCGACCGACTCGTCCGCGTCGAAATCGCCGAGGAGACCGGATTAGACGACGCCGTCGAGTTGGTCCGGCGGGGGGAGCCGTTCACCGTCACCGACGCCGACCGCGAAACCGAGTGGCGCGTCCACCCGTACCTGTTCGACTGCGAGCGCCGGGACGTGACACCGAACGAGGAGACGAGCCGGTGGGAGTGGGTGCCGCCGACGGCCATCCGCGAGCGCGAGACGGTGCCGGACCTCTGGCGCTCCTACGACCGGGTGCGCCCGAGCGTCGCGACCGTCGCCGACGACGAGACGCACGGCGCGGCGTATCTCTCCGTACGCGCACTCGACGTGTTGCGCGACGAGGCCGCCCTCGCGAACACGGGCGAAGCGGTCGCGACCGTCGCCCGAGACCTGCTCGATGCCCGGGCGTCGATGCACGCTGTCTCGAACCGCATCAATCGGGTGATGATAGACGCCGAGACACCGGAATCGGTGAAACGTGAGGCAATCTCGGCCATCGAGCGCGCAGCGACCGCCGACGAGCGCGCCGCGCGGAAGGCGGCAGCCCGGCTCACCGCACCCGTGGCGACGCTCTCGCGGTCGGGAACCGTCGCACAGGCGCTCACGGAGGCCGACCCCGACCGACTCGTCGTCTTCGAATCCCGCCCCGGCGGCGAGGGGGTCGATGTCGCAGAGCGGTTCGCGACCGGGACGGACGTGACGCTCGCACCCGATGCGGCGATGGCCGACGTACTCGACCGTGTCGGCGTCGAGTCCGTCATCGTCGGCGCAGACACCGTACTGCCGGACGGTCGGGTCGTGAACAAGGTCGGTACGCGCCCGCTCGCGGCCGTCGCGAACCGTGCCGGCGTTCCGGTCGTCGTCGCCACCGCGACGGCGAAGATTGCACCCGAGGGGGCGACGACCGTCGGCCGCGAACCGCGCGACGACTGTTACGACGGCGACGTCCCGCTGTCAGTCGAGTGTCCCACGTTCGAACCGACGCCCGCAGACCACATCGACCACCTCGTGACCGAGGACGGACGGCTCGGCGAGGAGCACGTCCGAGACAGAGCACGCGAACACGCGACCGCCGCGGCGTGGTGCGACCGGTAGTCAGGGCGTCCGGAAGACCCGAATCGTGTCTCGCGAGGTCGGCTCGCGGAGCAGTTGGGCACAGTCGCGCTCGCCGAACACCTGCTTCCAGTTGCGGTGATACAGCGGGAATTCGCCGTCGACAAAGCTGGTCTCCGACTCGCCGCGACCCCGCGTCGGACTGTTCCCCTCGTTCTCGGCGGTGATGATGAGGTCACCGCTGACACGCACCACCTCGTCGAACACCCACGTGTCCTCGGGGTGGATGTGTTGGAGCGTCTCGACGGAGTACACCACGTCGAAGGCGTCCGTCTCGTAGTCGGGGAGGATATCCTCGATTGCCCCGGCGTGGAAGGTGCCGAGGTCCGCGAGCGCGGGGTACTCCTCGTCCATCACGTCGAAGGAGTCCTCGTTGATGTCGATACCGGTCAGGTGCTCGTAGCCGTGCTCGCGGAGGGTTTCGAGGTGGCGGCCGGAGCCACAGCCGAGTTCGAGAATGCGCGCGTCGGCGTCGGCGTAGTGCTCGAAGACGTCGAGCAGCGTCTCGCTCACCTGATTCGGTCCGAGGTCGGCGTAGTACTGCGGGGAGTAGCGGCCCGACCGACCGGCCCAGTCGTCGCGTACCTCATCAGGGTCCATACAACCGATACACGCTTAGCTCGTAAATGTCGTGCGACCCGCGCTCACGGCGACTCCTCCTCGCAGTCGAACGCCCGGTCGAACTGCGTCGTCGCTGTCTCGTAGGTCTCGCTTGCCGCTGATTCGTCGCCCGCGAGCGCCGACTCGCCCGCTGTCCGGAGTGTCTCCGCCGACTCGACGAATCCCCGAGCGCGACACGCCACAGTGTCGAGCCACGAGGAAAACAGCGACACGTCGCGGTCGAGCGCCGTCGGAACGGCCGTGGCGGCGGTGTCGAACTTCTCGCGGGCGATGCGCGCCAGCCGGACACTCCGCTCGTACTCGTCGGCCTCGAAGGCAGTCTGTGCCTGCACGAGCGCGCCGAACCCGTCGAGGTGGTGTATCAGCCCGCGAGCGCCGGGTTCCCACCGGTACACCAGCGTCGACACGTACGTCTGTTCGGCCTGTTCGTCCATGATTGAGAACCCGTCGACATCGGCTTCGATGCCGTCGTTCGCGAACTGCTGGAGGAGTTGGCTCGCCGCCACGCGCTCCTGTGACATGCTCGCCAAATCCTCCTGTGCCCCCGTGTAGAACTCGTAGGCGTCCATAACCTGAGCCGACATGTGCGCGTCGATGCCGCGATACAGCCGCGAGAACCCCTCCGCGATTGCCGTGTACTCCTGATACTTCGTGTTCGTGTACTCGCCGACCGAGAGGAGGAGTTCGACGTGCGCCTGCTGGCGCTCTGTGCCCTCGCCGCGCACCGGAACGAGCGTATCCCGCACGACCGTGAGCGGGTCGTACACGTCCGCTCGCTTGTGACCCGCGTATCCGCGGAACCCGGTGTCTTTGTCCATCGCGAGGTCGCCGTCGTCGACGACCCGTAACGACTGGACCGCCTCGAACGCCGTCGCCGCCTCCGGCCGGGCCGTCTCCAGTGCGGCCGTCACCTCCGGATTCGCGGGCGTCGGCGTTGCCGTTGGTTCGGGCGTCGGAGTGGCCGTCGGCGTCGCGGTCTCCGTTCGCGTCTCGGTCGATTCGTCGCTGCTGTTACAGCCGGCGAGTGCGCCGGCGAGGGCTGTACCACACGCTGTGAGGATGGTTCGTCGGTTCATCGTTGGGGGGTTACTGCGTCGGTGTCTGTCGGTCAACGTCGTACTTCGAAAGCTCCGCCGTCCAGTATATTCGCGGCTCGTCGGTGACGTACACGCCGATTCCCTCCTCCGTGTTGTGCTCCTTGAGAAGCGCTCTACGGTGAGAGGGAGAGTCAAGCCACCAATCAACTGCCATCTGAGCCAACGTTTCCAGCGAGTAGTCGAATTCTGGGGAGATCAGTGAGTACAGATTCTCGTAGACGACGGTCGAGTTGTACCCGTACTTCTGGAGCCGGCTGACGTGTAACTCACCGTTCTGATTCTCGTGACCGAAGAAGTCGTGGTTCGCCATATCCCGTGAGTGGAGTCTAGCAATGTCAGCCAACTCCGAATCGTACGAGAGTGGTTCACGGGAGTGTGCGATTCGTGCCCGGTTCGTCGCCTCGTGAGTGAGCTGCTCTAGCTTCTGAGTGTCGGAAACGATTGGGTGATGAGTGGCGTCATACTCCGGAATCGTCTGCACGTCGCCTGAGTTACCCCAAGTCGTGTGTTCATCCATTTCGGTGCTACCAAACCGGTTTGAACAGCCAGCGAAGGCGCTTGCAGTCAAACCGCTGCATACCTGGAGTAACCGTCGCCGATTCATGCAGATGTACCGGCTGTGCATTGTTTACTCATAAATCTTTCAGAATAAATTGGATTGGAATAAACAGAGTAGTAGCGGTTGTTATCCTTCACTCACGGTGTCATCGGTGGTCGCTCCATGGTAGGTGGCCAGTGGACTATTCTGAAGTACGTCATTACGCCGGTTCTGTACAGACTGGCTCGGTTGCGTGTCGTTCGTACCGCTGTCTTGTTGAGTTGACTCGTCGGACTGCGCTGTCGTTTCCGAGACCAAGCTATCGGTATCACTAATTTGGTCGTTCTGGACGGCTGAGACTCTGCCACCTGCTGCCTCGATAACACGATTGTCTGCTTGGTCGGTGGTAACTGCCTCAGTGATGCCGTCAGCAGCATCCACTGTGGGGTTGGTATCATCGGCTGGTGTGGCAGTGCCCTCTCCCACACCGGATGGTTCGCTTGTGTTTGGATTTTCCCCGTAGCGAGCAGCCATCGCCGTACCGTTTATTTCCTCGTCGCTACCGACTCTGACGAACACCGTCACTTGGTCGTGATTGCCGGGGCTAAGTCCATCCTCAATTCGAGGGTTTCGCAGTGTCTTGTGCTTATTCAGTGCGATATTGCTCCCTTCTTTGAGACTTGGATTACGTGCGGCTTTTGCTTCGGCGACGAGCTGTTTTGCTGTCGCTCCGCTCACTTGTGTCTCCAGTACGTAGCTGTCGGACCCTGTAGCTATATCGGCTACCCTATCGCCCATTGCTAGGACTCCAGAGACAGCGTAGTTGAGTTGTGCATTTTCCAAGCTTGGAGTATCATCTCGTACACTGATTTTGTCGTCGTCTGCGCCGGCAGTAGCAGTTATTTCACCTGAACCAGAGAGGATGAGGACTTCGTTCCCTTCCCCATCACCGACCTCATCTGTAGTCTGTTTGCTATCCGTACACG
This portion of the Halosegnis longus genome encodes:
- a CDS encoding NUDIX domain-containing protein, which codes for METVAVVTAFLRNRGEVLLLERSDRVGSYTGQWGAVAGHAEGDPDRLVRVEIAEETGLDDAVELVRRGEPFTVTDADRETEWRVHPYLFDCERRDVTPNEETSRWEWVPPTAIRERETVPDLWRSYDRVRPSVATVADDETHGAAYLSVRALDVLRDEAALANTGEAVATVARDLLDARASMHAVSNRINRVMIDAETPESVKREAISAIERAATADERAARKAAARLTAPVATLSRSGTVAQALTEADPDRLVVFESRPGGEGVDVAERFATGTDVTLAPDAAMADVLDRVGVESVIVGADTVLPDGRVVNKVGTRPLAAVANRAGVPVVVATATAKIAPEGATTVGREPRDDCYDGDVPLSVECPTFEPTPADHIDHLVTEDGRLGEEHVRDRAREHATAAAWCDR
- a CDS encoding class I SAM-dependent methyltransferase encodes the protein MDPDEVRDDWAGRSGRYSPQYYADLGPNQVSETLLDVFEHYADADARILELGCGSGRHLETLREHGYEHLTGIDINEDSFDVMDEEYPALADLGTFHAGAIEDILPDYETDAFDVVYSVETLQHIHPEDTWVFDEVVRVSGDLIITAENEGNSPTRGRGESETSFVDGEFPLYHRNWKQVFGERDCAQLLREPTSRDTIRVFRTP
- a CDS encoding CAP domain-containing protein; translated protein: MDEHTTWGNSGDVQTIPEYDATHHPIVSDTQKLEQLTHEATNRARIAHSREPLSYDSELADIARLHSRDMANHDFFGHENQNGELHVSRLQKYGYNSTVVYENLYSLISPEFDYSLETLAQMAVDWWLDSPSHRRALLKEHNTEEGIGVYVTDEPRIYWTAELSKYDVDRQTPTQ